One window of Cohnella hashimotonis genomic DNA carries:
- a CDS encoding ROK family protein, whose translation MLAFDIGGTNVKSGLIDDSGALLTRQTAPSQAKLGRDALLTRLHALIGEYRRAASERNVEIAAIGIGTAGYVDRHGTVAYATDNIPGWTGVRLQDDLESLYKMPVSVVNDVFAIAAGEAWTGAGRSFERFLCVSLGTGTGACLWEDGKPYPGDEGFAGAIGHQVIEIAGRLCTCGQRGCWEAYASVSALRAILDEPGEKRRFATPEQLFEFARAGDLKALQLVRRYAGYVAAGLLNPLYALNVKKIVLTGAIAQQGVFLADLIRQRIADTAMPIFVRDDFEIVTSALGDDAGVVGAARPVIHHAK comes from the coding sequence GTGCTGGCTTTCGATATTGGCGGAACGAATGTCAAATCGGGTTTGATCGACGATAGCGGCGCGCTCCTGACCAGGCAGACGGCTCCGTCGCAAGCGAAGCTCGGAAGAGACGCGCTGCTGACGCGGCTTCATGCGTTGATCGGCGAGTACCGGAGGGCAGCGTCCGAGCGGAATGTGGAGATCGCGGCGATCGGGATCGGAACGGCAGGCTACGTCGATCGGCACGGGACGGTCGCCTACGCGACCGACAACATTCCGGGATGGACAGGCGTTCGATTGCAAGATGATCTCGAGTCCCTCTACAAAATGCCGGTCAGCGTCGTGAACGACGTATTCGCGATCGCCGCAGGCGAAGCGTGGACGGGAGCCGGCCGTTCGTTCGAACGCTTTTTATGCGTATCGCTCGGAACCGGCACCGGGGCTTGCCTCTGGGAGGACGGCAAGCCGTATCCGGGGGATGAGGGGTTTGCCGGCGCGATCGGTCATCAGGTGATCGAGATCGCAGGCAGGCTTTGCACCTGCGGACAGCGCGGCTGCTGGGAAGCGTATGCGTCCGTGAGCGCGCTGAGAGCGATACTGGACGAACCCGGCGAGAAACGTCGATTCGCGACGCCCGAGCAGTTGTTCGAATTCGCGCGCGCGGGAGACCTGAAGGCGCTTCAGCTCGTCCGCCGGTATGCCGGATACGTGGCTGCGGGCTTGCTCAATCCCTTGTACGCGTTAAATGTAAAAAAAATCGTATTGACGGGCGCGATCGCGCAACAAGGCGTTTTTCTTGCCGATCTGATCCGCCAGCGTATCGCGGATACTGCGATGCCGATCTTTGTACGGGACGACTTCGAGATCGTCACCTCCGCACTCGGAGACGATGCGGGTGTCGTCGGCGCGGCCCGTCCGGTTATACATCATGCCAAATAG
- a CDS encoding SDR family NAD(P)-dependent oxidoreductase produces MQRFVNRTALVTGAGQGIGFAIAERFAAEGAHVLLADIKESVLIEAEEKLLAAGYSASRYVLDVSSPEQVDEMVGRMLGERGAIHILANNAGIAWEEPFVDIKPDNWRRMIDVNLNGMFYVAQRVACHMKERGEGAIVNMASTNGLAGEAKYAHYNASKGGIVLLTKTMAIELGAAGIRVNAVCPGYIQTPMSEAIDDPAFVENYINNHIPLGRVGKPKDVAGVFAFLASDDAAFIHGECIVVDGGQLA; encoded by the coding sequence ATGCAACGGTTTGTAAATCGCACGGCGCTGGTCACGGGAGCGGGACAAGGCATCGGGTTCGCCATCGCGGAGCGATTCGCGGCCGAGGGGGCGCACGTTCTGCTGGCGGATATCAAGGAGTCGGTGTTGATCGAGGCGGAGGAGAAGCTGCTGGCGGCCGGTTATTCGGCTTCCCGGTACGTGCTCGACGTCTCGAGCCCGGAACAGGTGGACGAGATGGTCGGCCGGATGCTAGGGGAGCGGGGCGCGATCCATATTCTCGCCAACAATGCGGGCATCGCCTGGGAAGAGCCGTTCGTCGACATCAAGCCCGACAACTGGCGCCGCATGATCGATGTCAACCTGAACGGCATGTTCTACGTCGCGCAGCGCGTAGCGTGTCATATGAAGGAGCGGGGCGAAGGCGCCATCGTCAATATGGCTTCGACCAACGGTCTGGCCGGCGAGGCGAAGTATGCGCATTACAACGCCTCGAAGGGCGGCATCGTCCTGCTGACGAAGACGATGGCGATCGAACTGGGCGCCGCCGGCATTCGCGTGAACGCGGTTTGCCCCGGCTACATCCAGACGCCGATGTCGGAGGCGATCGACGATCCGGCTTTTGTCGAGAACTATATTAACAATCATATTCCGCTGGGCCGCGTCGGCAAGCCGAAGGATGTAGCCGGCGTATTTGCGTTCCTGGCGTCGGACGATGCCGCGTTCATTCACGGCGAATGCATCGTCGTGGACGGCGGACAGCTGGCCTGA
- a CDS encoding zinc-dependent alcohol dehydrogenase produces the protein MKALVYTAPEEMTLMECPAPVPGPDEVLIRVVYSGICGSELSGYMGHNSLRKPPMIFGHELSGTIEIAGPEGEALGLRAGMRVTANPLVTCGKCRYCLAGQESLCPERKLLSAALPGSNAEFVKVPAAFVHPLPDHVTLADGALTEPVACGARVAELTAAGPEDTVLVVGMGPIGVFALQAVLLSGAGRVIAVDLSEDRLSFASSLGAIAVNPRTEDLAARIRELTGGLGVSAAIDAVGAAETRRQCADSVMNGGRLVFTGLHRADTALDFNDLVRRELKIAGSFAYSKANFKQAFDWIAEGRIGLGDRIEIAPLADGAKWFDKLVRAPGREIKVLLQVSESPDATSYR, from the coding sequence ATGAAAGCATTGGTCTATACCGCCCCCGAAGAGATGACGCTGATGGAATGTCCGGCGCCCGTACCCGGCCCGGACGAAGTGCTGATCCGGGTCGTCTACTCGGGCATTTGCGGCTCGGAGCTGAGCGGGTATATGGGGCATAACTCGCTGCGCAAGCCGCCGATGATCTTCGGTCACGAGCTGTCCGGCACGATCGAGATCGCAGGCCCCGAAGGCGAAGCGCTCGGTCTGCGCGCAGGCATGCGCGTCACCGCCAATCCGCTCGTGACCTGCGGCAAGTGCCGCTACTGTCTCGCCGGCCAGGAGTCCTTGTGTCCGGAACGCAAGCTGCTTAGCGCCGCCCTTCCCGGAAGCAACGCAGAGTTCGTCAAGGTGCCGGCCGCGTTCGTGCACCCGCTGCCCGATCATGTGACGCTGGCGGACGGCGCTTTGACGGAGCCCGTCGCCTGCGGCGCGCGCGTGGCCGAGCTGACGGCTGCCGGTCCCGAGGACACGGTGCTCGTCGTGGGCATGGGGCCGATCGGCGTATTCGCGCTTCAGGCGGTGCTGCTGAGCGGAGCCGGCCGGGTCATCGCGGTCGACCTGAGCGAGGATCGTCTCTCCTTTGCGTCTTCGCTGGGCGCGATCGCCGTCAACCCGCGGACCGAGGATCTCGCCGCGCGCATCCGGGAATTGACGGGCGGACTGGGCGTCAGCGCGGCGATCGACGCCGTGGGCGCCGCAGAGACGCGACGCCAGTGCGCCGATTCGGTCATGAACGGGGGCAGGCTTGTGTTCACGGGGCTTCATCGGGCCGATACCGCGCTCGACTTCAACGATCTGGTGCGCCGGGAGCTCAAGATCGCCGGCTCGTTCGCCTATTCGAAGGCGAACTTCAAGCAGGCGTTCGACTGGATCGCCGAGGGACGCATCGGGCTGGGCGACCGGATCGAGATCGCGCCGCTCGCGGACGGGGCCAAATGGTTCGACAAGCTGGTCCGGGCGCCGGGCCGTGAGATCAAGGTGCTGCTGCAAGTGTCCGAATCGCCGGACGCGACTTCATATAGATAA
- a CDS encoding fumarylacetoacetate hydrolase family protein, which translates to MKLLHYREDGRIKLGISTVHGVVDVEAAEGGASPELASADAALAAGNAALERLRALERRVSEQGPAAFAGALRREADLALEPCMLRPGKLICVGLNYRRHAEETGSPIPSYPILFNKFDNALSAHGRDVRLPDTSSKTDYEAELGIVIGREAFGVSPEEALDYVGGYCNVNDVSARDLQLRTSQWLLGKSLDGFCPIGPYLVTADAVPDPNGLGIRCSVNGELRQNSNTSDMIFDCRTIVSYISRHMTLRPGDLIMTGTPEGVVLGYPEERQVYLKTGDIVTVEIDGLGALTNRFV; encoded by the coding sequence ATGAAGCTTCTACACTATCGGGAAGACGGACGGATCAAATTGGGGATCTCCACCGTTCACGGCGTCGTCGACGTCGAGGCGGCGGAAGGCGGAGCTTCGCCGGAGCTGGCGTCCGCGGACGCTGCGCTTGCGGCGGGAAACGCGGCGCTGGAACGGCTTCGCGCGTTGGAGCGCCGCGTCTCGGAGCAAGGACCGGCGGCGTTCGCAGGCGCGCTTCGCCGCGAAGCCGACCTCGCGCTGGAGCCGTGCATGCTTCGCCCCGGTAAATTGATCTGCGTCGGCCTGAATTACCGCAGGCATGCCGAAGAGACGGGCTCGCCTATCCCGTCCTATCCGATATTGTTTAATAAATTCGACAACGCGCTGTCCGCCCACGGTCGGGACGTCCGATTGCCGGACACTTCCTCCAAGACGGACTACGAGGCGGAGCTTGGCATCGTCATCGGGCGGGAGGCGTTCGGCGTGTCGCCCGAGGAAGCGCTCGATTATGTCGGAGGGTACTGCAACGTCAACGACGTATCGGCCCGCGACCTGCAGCTAAGAACCTCGCAATGGCTGCTCGGCAAGAGCCTCGACGGATTTTGCCCGATCGGCCCATACCTCGTGACGGCGGACGCCGTTCCCGATCCGAACGGGCTCGGCATCCGCTGCTCGGTTAACGGCGAGCTTCGCCAGAACTCGAATACGAGCGACATGATCTTTGACTGCCGTACGATCGTCAGCTATATTTCCCGGCACATGACGCTGCGGCCGGGCGATCTGATCATGACCGGCACGCCGGAGGGCGTCGTACTCGGGTATCCGGAGGAACGCCAAGTTTATTTGAAGACGGGCGACATCGTCACGGTCGAGATCGACGGTCTCGGCGCGCTGACGAACCGGTTCGTCTAA
- a CDS encoding N-acetylmannosamine-6-phosphate 2-epimerase produces MESVLDCLRGKLVVSCQAYEGEALFGSETMARMALAAKRGGAAGIRANHPDDIRAIKRKTRLPVIGIWKKEDEGSDVYITPTLNDALAVRRAGAEIVAMDATRRDRPGGESLASIVQEMKKQEGLLLMADVSTVEEGEYAQHIGFDIVSTTLSGYTPYSPKSDEPDYALLEALAGRLSVPVVAEGRIQTPAQAARCLRLGACFVVVGTAITRPHLLTEMFVKGLEQTDCSTVVPE; encoded by the coding sequence ATGGAATCTGTATTGGATTGTCTTCGCGGAAAGCTCGTCGTATCCTGCCAGGCATACGAAGGAGAGGCGTTGTTCGGGAGCGAGACGATGGCCCGCATGGCGCTCGCGGCCAAGCGCGGAGGGGCAGCGGGCATACGCGCCAACCATCCGGACGACATCCGGGCGATCAAGCGCAAGACGCGGCTGCCGGTTATCGGCATTTGGAAAAAAGAGGACGAAGGCTCCGACGTGTACATCACCCCGACGTTAAATGATGCGCTGGCCGTTCGCCGAGCAGGAGCGGAGATCGTCGCCATGGACGCGACACGTAGGGATCGCCCAGGCGGGGAAAGCCTGGCGTCTATCGTTCAGGAAATGAAAAAGCAGGAGGGGCTTCTGCTGATGGCCGACGTGTCCACCGTCGAGGAAGGCGAATACGCGCAGCACATCGGATTCGATATCGTCTCGACGACGCTGTCCGGCTATACGCCGTACAGTCCGAAAAGCGATGAGCCCGATTACGCGCTGCTCGAAGCGCTCGCCGGGCGGCTGTCCGTTCCCGTGGTCGCCGAGGGCCGCATCCAGACGCCTGCCCAGGCGGCAAGATGCTTGCGTCTTGGCGCTTGTTTCGTCGTCGTCGGGACGGCGATTACGCGTCCGCATTTGTTGACCGAAATGTTCGTGAAGGGCCTGGAACAAACAGACTGCTCGACCGTCGTGCCGGAATGA
- a CDS encoding alanine racemase, which yields MHKYELDTPCILVDQDKLTANIARVQRLADEAGIALRPHAKTHKTPQIARMQLNAGAVGITVAKLGEAEAMADGGIGPILIAYPIVGKTKLERLMRLASRAEVTVAVDSLEAAAGISDAAVKAGIVMPVWIEVDPGYGRAGVQPGEALLRLGRELQTLAGISVTGVLVFAGQSYDEDNDEGRVRIAERESAIALASAEALRSLGFPIESVSAGSTPVSRFASAMKGATEMRPGTYVFGDLTQAKAKAMTIEQCALTVLVTVVSRPAPDRAVIDAGTKVFTSDGEDSPIGTGRGYVIGHPDINVAWFNEEHGVLYLPPEERELKIGDKLEIVPVHCCAVVNMLDMMHMVHGDEVKDVLPIAGRGKVR from the coding sequence ATGCACAAATACGAGCTGGATACGCCATGCATCCTGGTCGACCAGGACAAGCTGACAGCCAACATCGCGCGGGTCCAGCGGCTGGCCGATGAGGCGGGCATCGCGCTTCGGCCGCATGCCAAGACGCACAAGACACCGCAGATTGCCAGAATGCAGCTGAACGCCGGCGCGGTCGGCATAACGGTCGCCAAGCTCGGAGAAGCGGAAGCGATGGCGGACGGCGGGATCGGCCCGATTCTGATCGCCTATCCGATCGTGGGCAAGACGAAGCTGGAACGGCTGATGAGGCTCGCTTCCCGCGCGGAAGTGACGGTTGCCGTGGACAGCCTGGAGGCGGCCGCCGGCATATCGGACGCCGCAGTCAAGGCGGGCATCGTCATGCCAGTCTGGATCGAGGTCGATCCGGGGTACGGACGGGCGGGCGTTCAGCCGGGAGAAGCGCTCTTGCGACTCGGTCGCGAACTGCAGACATTGGCGGGCATAAGCGTGACCGGCGTGCTTGTATTCGCCGGACAGTCGTACGACGAAGATAACGACGAAGGACGCGTCCGGATCGCCGAGCGCGAGTCGGCGATCGCCCTGGCGTCTGCCGAAGCGCTGCGCTCCCTGGGCTTCCCGATCGAATCGGTCAGCGCGGGTTCGACGCCGGTCAGCCGCTTCGCGTCCGCCATGAAGGGCGCGACGGAGATGCGTCCCGGCACTTATGTTTTCGGCGATCTCACGCAAGCGAAGGCCAAGGCCATGACCATAGAGCAATGCGCGCTGACGGTGCTTGTCACCGTCGTCAGCCGGCCGGCCCCCGACCGGGCGGTCATCGACGCCGGGACCAAAGTTTTCACGTCGGACGGCGAGGATTCGCCGATCGGCACGGGTCGCGGATACGTGATCGGCCATCCGGATATCAATGTGGCCTGGTTTAATGAAGAGCACGGCGTACTGTACCTGCCCCCGGAGGAGCGAGAGCTGAAGATCGGGGACAAGCTGGAGATCGTTCCCGTCCATTGCTGCGCCGTCGTTAATATGCTGGACATGATGCACATGGTTCACGGGGACGAAGTGAAGGACGTTCTACCGATCGCCGGGCGCGGGAAGGTGAGATAA
- a CDS encoding M20 family metallopeptidase, which yields MNGNERLQASIRQWIASNRDRMTDLISELVRHDTVNRVVDGTERECQLTLHARLRELGLESELYSPEEIPGFRQHPAYYPGKDYSGRPNVSAVWKGKGGGRSLLFSSHIDTAAVAPGWETDPHAPYVDGGKLYGLGAYDMKGGLVASIMAVRCLRELGIALQGDVRIESVVDEEFGGANGTVAGRARGDHADAVIIPEPTNLALYAATRGGALWRVTFRGTTGLSFNGEEVRNPANDAARFIVFLEQYERNRAQRPGPAPWYADSKETLPIIVTRLEAGDMRAPLCDVGPVECHVDIWVECYPGVDEDGLREELLAGYQRFCGRSYEQGLQKPAFARMIRFLPGSEVDPGFPLLPLLADEIKAATGRPAEVTGSPFACDAFVFNAYSPSKALILGPSGGNAHAPGEFVELDSLDTLTEIYARTIVHWCGLSS from the coding sequence ATGAACGGGAACGAACGGCTGCAGGCGTCGATCCGGCAGTGGATCGCGTCCAACCGCGACCGGATGACCGACCTGATATCCGAGCTTGTTCGGCACGATACGGTGAACCGGGTCGTCGACGGGACGGAGCGGGAATGCCAGCTTACGCTCCATGCCAGACTGCGGGAGCTCGGCCTGGAGTCGGAGCTTTACAGCCCCGAGGAGATACCCGGCTTCCGCCAGCATCCCGCTTATTATCCGGGCAAGGACTACAGCGGCAGGCCGAACGTCAGCGCGGTATGGAAGGGGAAGGGCGGCGGACGTTCGCTGCTCTTCTCCAGCCATATCGACACGGCGGCCGTCGCGCCGGGCTGGGAGACCGATCCGCATGCGCCGTACGTCGACGGCGGCAAGCTGTACGGACTGGGCGCCTACGATATGAAGGGCGGTCTCGTCGCCTCGATCATGGCGGTGCGCTGCCTGAGAGAGCTTGGCATCGCGCTGCAAGGCGACGTCCGGATCGAGTCGGTCGTCGATGAGGAATTCGGCGGCGCGAACGGCACCGTAGCCGGGCGGGCGCGCGGCGACCATGCCGACGCCGTCATCATTCCGGAGCCGACGAATCTGGCGCTGTATGCGGCGACGCGGGGCGGCGCGCTATGGCGCGTCACCTTCCGGGGGACGACCGGGCTGTCGTTCAACGGCGAGGAAGTGCGGAATCCGGCCAACGATGCCGCGCGGTTTATCGTGTTCCTGGAGCAATACGAACGGAATCGTGCGCAGCGGCCGGGACCGGCTCCCTGGTACGCGGATTCGAAGGAGACGCTGCCGATTATCGTCACCCGACTGGAGGCGGGCGATATGCGCGCGCCCCTGTGCGACGTCGGCCCCGTCGAATGCCATGTCGATATTTGGGTCGAGTGTTATCCCGGCGTTGACGAGGACGGGCTGCGCGAGGAGCTGCTTGCCGGTTATCAGCGCTTCTGCGGCCGCAGCTACGAGCAAGGGCTGCAGAAGCCGGCGTTCGCCAGAATGATCCGCTTCCTGCCGGGCAGCGAGGTCGATCCCGGCTTCCCGCTGCTGCCGCTGTTGGCCGATGAGATCAAGGCGGCCACGGGGCGGCCGGCCGAAGTGACCGGCTCGCCGTTCGCCTGCGATGCCTTCGTATTCAACGCGTACAGCCCGTCGAAGGCGCTGATCCTCGGTCCTTCGGGCGGCAACGCGCACGCGCCGGGCGAGTTTGTCGAGCTGGACAGTCTCGACACGCTGACGGAAATTTATGCGAGAACGATCGTCCATTGGTGCGGACTGTCGTCGTAA
- a CDS encoding IclR family transcriptional regulator, with product MKNKYSVPALAKGMAIIEMLAASRDALGITDIYERSGLPKSSIFTILSELENLGYVARADAGKYQLTLKLYNVGMERLSKLDIRQAARPEMEAIAQQLKFTVHLAILENDKARYIDKVNGPGFVQFSTQIGQTQLLHNSGVGKALAAFMTDERLTHAIALHGLPKTTEHTMTSPAVFKSFLASVREKGYAIEDEEGEAGIRCIAAPIFDHSGKTAGAIGITALRSELPSISFDAYGKLLQEKASAISAKLGYSDEKQERPR from the coding sequence ATGAAAAACAAGTATAGCGTTCCGGCTTTGGCGAAAGGAATGGCGATTATCGAGATGCTGGCGGCCTCCAGAGATGCGCTCGGCATTACGGATATTTACGAGCGCAGCGGATTGCCGAAGTCCTCGATCTTTACGATCCTGAGCGAGCTCGAGAACCTCGGCTATGTCGCGAGGGCCGATGCCGGCAAATATCAATTGACCCTGAAGCTCTACAACGTCGGCATGGAGAGACTGTCCAAGCTCGACATCCGCCAGGCGGCCAGGCCCGAGATGGAAGCGATCGCGCAGCAACTGAAGTTCACCGTCCACCTGGCCATTCTGGAAAACGACAAAGCGCGCTACATCGATAAAGTAAACGGACCCGGCTTCGTCCAATTTTCCACGCAGATCGGACAAACCCAGCTGCTCCATAACTCGGGCGTAGGCAAGGCGCTTGCCGCCTTTATGACCGACGAGCGGCTGACGCATGCCATCGCGCTGCACGGCTTGCCCAAAACAACGGAGCATACGATGACCTCGCCTGCAGTCTTCAAGTCGTTTCTCGCCAGCGTGCGGGAGAAAGGCTATGCCATCGAGGACGAGGAAGGCGAAGCCGGCATCCGCTGCATCGCCGCGCCGATCTTCGACCACAGCGGGAAAACGGCGGGCGCGATCGGGATCACCGCGCTGAGAAGCGAGCTGCCGAGCATCTCCTTCGACGCGTACGGCAAGCTCCTTCAAGAAAAAGCGTCGGCCATATCCGCCAAGCTCGGCTATTCCGACGAAAAGCAAGAGCGCCCTCGCTAG
- a CDS encoding SMP-30/gluconolactonase/LRE family protein, which produces MRENEWNPVVLSVRPAALGEGPCWDERTGTLLWVDITGATVRRLDPSSGRSASYPAPEWISAIVPCANGGWIAAANQSLYRWEPENAKFEEILRLELPGSIRFNDGKAGPDGRLWVGTMDRSGERPIGSLYRIDRDLTVYEAVRDVTCSNGLDWSPDGREMYYVDSAIREVRAYAFDAASGELGERRTAIRLEEGTNGVPDGMTLDTEGMLWVAQWGTARVARWNPADGSLLAEVRLPALQPSSCAFGGERLQTLYMTSASDGLREPELEAYPHSGALFALDLSAAGLSGRRPFAFDIAY; this is translated from the coding sequence ATGCGTGAGAACGAATGGAACCCGGTCGTATTGTCCGTGCGGCCGGCTGCCTTAGGCGAAGGGCCGTGTTGGGACGAGCGGACTGGCACGCTGCTATGGGTCGATATCACAGGCGCGACGGTTCGCCGTCTCGATCCGTCCAGCGGACGTTCGGCGTCTTACCCGGCCCCGGAATGGATCAGCGCGATCGTGCCGTGCGCGAACGGAGGCTGGATCGCGGCTGCGAATCAAAGTCTGTACCGCTGGGAGCCGGAAAACGCGAAATTCGAAGAAATTTTGCGTCTGGAACTACCCGGCTCTATTCGCTTCAACGACGGCAAGGCGGGACCGGACGGGCGTCTGTGGGTCGGGACGATGGATCGGAGCGGGGAACGGCCGATCGGCAGCCTGTACCGGATCGACCGGGATTTGACCGTCTACGAAGCCGTGCGGGATGTGACTTGCTCCAACGGTCTGGACTGGAGTCCGGACGGCCGCGAGATGTATTACGTCGATTCGGCTATTCGCGAGGTTCGCGCCTATGCCTTCGACGCCGCGAGTGGCGAGCTCGGGGAGAGACGTACGGCGATCCGCTTGGAGGAAGGAACGAATGGGGTGCCGGACGGGATGACGCTCGATACCGAGGGCATGCTCTGGGTGGCCCAATGGGGCACCGCTCGCGTAGCGCGCTGGAATCCGGCCGACGGCTCCCTGCTGGCGGAGGTGCGTCTTCCCGCGCTGCAGCCTTCAAGCTGCGCGTTCGGCGGCGAACGGCTGCAGACGTTGTACATGACAAGCGCATCCGACGGACTGCGGGAGCCGGAGCTTGAAGCTTATCCGCATTCGGGCGCGCTGTTCGCGCTGGATTTGAGCGCCGCCGGCCTGTCCGGCAGGCGGCCGTTTGCATTCGACATCGCTTACTAA
- a CDS encoding Rid family detoxifying hydrolase yields the protein MRQAVSTNHASIGSGPYSQGIAAGNMLFVSGQGPLDAEGAIVPGDIEAETRLTMDNVKAIVEAGGFTMDDVVKVSVYLASLADFNRFNAVYVTYFNAPYPARTCVEAGLDGIKVEIDAIVCKQN from the coding sequence GTGAGACAAGCAGTGAGCACAAATCATGCATCGATCGGCAGCGGTCCGTATTCCCAGGGCATCGCGGCCGGCAATATGCTGTTCGTATCGGGCCAGGGACCGCTGGATGCCGAAGGCGCGATCGTGCCTGGAGATATCGAAGCCGAGACGCGGCTGACGATGGACAATGTCAAGGCGATCGTCGAGGCCGGCGGCTTCACGATGGACGACGTCGTCAAGGTGAGCGTCTATCTGGCCAGCCTGGCGGATTTTAATCGCTTTAATGCGGTGTACGTGACGTACTTCAATGCGCCGTATCCGGCCCGGACCTGCGTCGAAGCCGGACTGGACGGCATCAAGGTCGAGATCGACGCGATCGTATGCAAGCAGAACTAA
- a CDS encoding beta-N-acetylhexosaminidase, whose protein sequence is MEFKFTGDLEGLEAGLRELAAEAGVTLSAEGRAVEVVRHAENRIVVEAKEGALRIAFGRKIHFFRAVGLLVAGLRENGEFRVEEVPQFDMNGPMFDVSQGGAVIRTASIKAFLRKMALMGLDMIMLYAEDSFDVAEQPYFGYMRGRYTQEEIKEMDDYADLFGIEMIPCIQTLSHLADVLKWNAFADIRDDHETMLVGYDRTYEFIEQMIVAAAAPVRTKRIHIGMDEAWKLGLGNYLLKNGLRSKFDIMNDHLKRVMEIVERHGLVPMMWSDMYFRAGSETGDYYDVDGVISDEVIAGMPKNMQYVYWDYYHYDEAFYADFVQRHKRFGSTPIFAGGIWNWKGFVLNYGATFDSTNAALNVCKREGVREVIATLWGDDGTECDWFSALLGLQLFAEHGYAAELDEDKLRRRFHYCTGAHMDDFMAIKNIDEPPGIKPGNLETYNPSRYMLWQNVMMGLFDANIRGLEVAEHYAGLEKEMALYKTRNGEYGFVFEVLERLCAVLALKADAGIRIADAYLAGDKAALSRMAQETLPEIRTRVEKLRDYHIERWHIVNKAFGWDIIDLRYGGLLTSLSTAIARIASYVEGRTDRLEELEEQRLPFQSQEGLVDCYLYKHMPTPSRISQ, encoded by the coding sequence GTGGAATTTAAATTTACCGGAGACCTGGAAGGACTGGAAGCGGGACTTCGCGAGCTCGCCGCCGAAGCGGGCGTTACGCTGTCGGCCGAAGGAAGAGCGGTCGAAGTGGTGCGCCATGCCGAAAATCGCATTGTCGTGGAGGCCAAGGAAGGCGCCCTGCGAATCGCGTTCGGGCGGAAAATTCATTTCTTCCGTGCGGTCGGCCTGCTCGTCGCGGGGCTTCGCGAGAACGGCGAGTTCCGCGTCGAAGAGGTGCCTCAGTTCGATATGAACGGCCCGATGTTCGACGTCTCCCAGGGCGGAGCGGTCATCCGTACCGCATCCATAAAGGCATTCCTGCGCAAAATGGCGCTCATGGGCCTCGACATGATCATGCTGTACGCCGAGGACAGCTTCGACGTGGCCGAGCAGCCGTACTTCGGCTATATGAGAGGACGCTACACGCAGGAAGAGATCAAGGAAATGGACGATTACGCAGATCTGTTCGGCATCGAGATGATTCCCTGCATTCAGACGCTCAGCCACCTGGCGGACGTGCTCAAATGGAACGCCTTCGCCGATATCCGGGACGACCATGAGACGATGCTGGTCGGCTACGATCGCACGTATGAATTCATTGAACAGATGATCGTGGCGGCTGCGGCTCCCGTCCGGACGAAGCGCATCCATATCGGGATGGACGAGGCCTGGAAGCTCGGACTCGGCAACTATTTGTTGAAGAACGGTCTGCGGTCCAAGTTCGACATTATGAACGACCACCTCAAGCGAGTCATGGAGATCGTCGAGCGCCACGGCCTCGTGCCGATGATGTGGAGCGACATGTACTTCCGCGCCGGCTCGGAAACGGGCGACTATTACGACGTCGACGGCGTCATCTCCGACGAGGTCATCGCCGGCATGCCGAAAAACATGCAATACGTCTATTGGGACTATTACCACTACGATGAGGCGTTCTATGCCGACTTCGTCCAACGGCACAAGCGCTTCGGCTCGACCCCGATCTTCGCGGGCGGCATCTGGAACTGGAAGGGCTTCGTCCTGAACTACGGCGCGACGTTCGATTCGACCAATGCGGCGCTGAACGTGTGCAAGCGCGAGGGCGTGCGGGAAGTGATCGCCACGCTGTGGGGCGACGACGGCACCGAATGCGACTGGTTCTCCGCGCTGCTCGGCCTGCAGCTGTTCGCGGAGCACGGCTATGCGGCCGAGCTCGACGAGGACAAGCTCCGCCGGCGCTTCCATTACTGCACGGGCGCGCACATGGACGACTTCATGGCGATCAAGAACATCGACGAACCGCCGGGCATTAAGCCGGGCAACCTGGAGACTTACAACCCTTCGCGTTATATGCTCTGGCAAAACGTCATGATGGGCCTGTTCGACGCCAATATTCGCGGGCTGGAGGTCGCGGAACACTACGCCGGCCTGGAGAAGGAGATGGCGCTGTACAAAACCCGCAACGGGGAGTACGGCTTCGTGTTCGAGGTGCTGGAACGGCTGTGCGCCGTGCTCGCGCTCAAGGCGGACGCCGGCATCCGAATCGCGGACGCTTATCTGGCAGGGGACAAGGCCGCGCTGTCGCGTATGGCGCAGGAGACGCTGCCGGAGATCCGGACGCGCGTGGAGAAGCTTCGGGATTATCATATCGAGCGCTGGCATATCGTCAACAAGGCGTTCGGCTGGGATATCATCGACCTGCGCTACGGCGGATTGCTCACCAGCCTGTCCACGGCGATCGCGCGTATCGCTTCGTACGTGGAGGGCCGCACCGATCGCCTCGAAGAACTCGAAGAGCAGCGATTGCCGTTCCAGAGCCAGGAAGGCCTCGTGGATTGTTATCTGTACAAGCATATGCCGACGCCGAGCCGCATCTCTCAATAA